The following proteins are co-located in the Triticum aestivum cultivar Chinese Spring chromosome 1A, IWGSC CS RefSeq v2.1, whole genome shotgun sequence genome:
- the LOC123053593 gene encoding cytokinin dehydrogenase 9, which translates to MKQLLLQYLKLFLLLGLSRVTTEHVPKYDVLASLGTLPLDGHFSFHDLPAAARDFGNLSSFPPVAVLHPGSVADIARTVRHVFLMGEHSTLTVAARGHGHSLYGQSQAAGGIVIRMESLQSVKMQVHPGASPYVDASGGELWINVLNKTLKYGLAPKSWTDYLHLTVGGTLSNAGVSGQTFRHGPQISNVNELEIVTGRGDIITCSPEQNSDLFHAALGGLGQFGIITRARIALEPAPQMVRWIRVLYLDFMSFTEDQEMLISAEKTFDYIEGFVSINRTGILNNWRSSFNPQDPERASQFETDRKVLFCLEMTKNFNPEEADIMEQEIHALLSQLRYTPPSLFHTDVTYMEFLDRVHSSEIKLRAKGLWEVPHPWLNLIIPRSTVHTFAKQVFGKILEDNNNGPILLYPVNKSRWDNRTSVVLPDEEVFYLVGFLPSAIGPHSIKRTLNLNNQIIEFSNKASIGVKQYLPNYSTEPEWKAHYGARWDAFQQRKNTYDPLAILAPGQRIFQKTPVSLPLSS; encoded by the exons atgaAGCAATTACTCCTGCAGTACCTGAAGCTGTTCCTGTTGCTAGGGCTTAGCAGAGTCACAACCGAGCACGTGCCTAAATATGATGTGCTTGCATCCCTGGGGACGCTCCCCCTTGACGGCCATTTCAGCTTCCACGACTTGCCTGCAGCTGCAAGGGACTTCGGTAACCTCTCCAGCTTCCCGCCAGTCGCTGTGCTTCACCCAGGTTCAGTGGCTGACATTGCCAGAACCGTGAGGCATGTGTTCTTGATGGGTGAGCACTCCACGCTCACAGTGGCAGCTCGTGGGCATGGGCACTCGCTATATGGGCAGTCCCAGGCTGCTGGAGGGATTGTCATCAGAATGGAATCCCTTCAGAGTGTCAAAATGCAGGTGCATCCTGGTGCATCACCGTATGTGGATGCCTCAGGTGGAGAACTCTGGATAAATGTCTTGAATAAGACGTTGAAGTATGGTTTGGCGCCGAAGTCATGGACAGACTACCTCCACCTTACGGTCGGGGGCACGTTGTCAAATGCGGGTGTCAGCGGGCAGACATTCCGGCATGGTCCACAGATCAGCAATGTGAACGAACTGGAGATTGTAACTG GAAGAGGTGATATTATCACTTGCTCACCAGAACAGAACTCTGATCTCTTCCATGCTGCTCTTGGTGGTCTAGGTCAATTTGGCATCATTACTCGGGCCAGGATCGCTCTTGAGCCTGCTCCACAAATG GTAAGGTGGATAAGAGTTCTCTACTTAGATTTCATGAGCTTCACCGAGGATCAGGAGATGCTTATTTCAGCAGAGAAGACCTTCGACTACATTGAAGGTTTCGTAAGCATAAACAGAACAGGCATCCTAAACAACTGGAGGTCATCATTCAATCCACAGGACCCAGAACGGGCTAGCCAGTTCGAAACAGACAGAAAAGTGCTCTTCTGCCTTGAGATGACAAAGAACTTCAACCCTGAAGAAGCTGACATCATGGAACAG GAGATCCATGCACTACTATCTCAACTCAGATACACACCACCGTCCTTATTCCACACAGACGTCACTTACATGGAGTTCTTGGATAGGGTGCACTCCTCTGAGATAAAGCTGAGAGCTAAGGGCTTGTGGGAAGTCCCACACCCATGGCTTAATCTCATCATCCCAAGAAGCACTGTCCATACATTTGCAAAGCAGGTCTTTGGGAAAATCCTCGAAGATAACAACAATGGTCCCATATTGCTCTACCCAGTGAACAAGTCCAG ATGGGACAACCGAACATCAGTGGTCTTACCAGATGAGGAAGTTTTCTACCTGGTGGGATTCCTACCCTCGGCGATAGGCCCCCACAGCATCAAGCGTACACTGAACCTGAACAACCAGATAATAGAGTTCTCTAACAAAGCAAGTATTGGGGTGAAGCAATATCTTCCAAACTACAGCACAGAACCCGAGTGGAAAGCCCACTATGGGGCTAGGTGGGACGCATTTCAACAGAGGAAAAACACCTATGACCCCCTGGCAATCCTAGCTCCAGGACAGAGAATATTTCAAAAGACACCAGTGTCACTACCCTTGTCCTCATGA